One Perca flavescens isolate YP-PL-M2 chromosome 5, PFLA_1.0, whole genome shotgun sequence genomic window, GGATCTCGCTCTCATAGGTGATCTGCAGGAAGACACTGTAGAGGCCCTTCCTGGGCACTACAAGGTTCCCATCAGAGTAGTTGAAACCTCCATGACAAAAGGCATTTCCAATGTTACTCTCCCATTTAAGATATTTCCCATCAAGGTTGTTGCCATTAGGAGCTAAGGagagcagaaagttgaaaattaGGGTTATGACTATTTCGGTTTCTGTATCATGAAATGTGTCACatgtttaaagcaacaccaaagcactttttcTCTTcacccccctacaggttggaagtggaattgtgtccattatgtctcattcgaatTACAGATCCGcgacccgatctggcaaacttgcatagtgcggttatagccgatagagggccGCAAGGCGAATGCAgcagtgccgttcaccctgttacgagttgatgaaccactgaaacaattttggaaacattattttaaggtacaaaaaaatctttggtgttgctttaagtaaAGCTGTGAACACGCTAAAGCACAGGCAGGCAACTATTTACTATCAAAAGCGGAAAGTGTGCACGTTTGTATTACAACCAAACTCTACAGTGCATGTTCTGACTGATTAACATGCCATCAGTCAGAGAGGAGGACCACAGGATCTGTGAAACCGGCGGTTAGACCTGCAGACACTTCTTGATATCAGTGAGTCTATCTTACCTAATTGTCTAAACCAGTGACTTTCAGTACTTGTCATCAGGGACccaatagtgcgttccatttgtactctgaagtcggattttccgaggtcaaagtcggaaacacgccccctgaTCTCGGATTTCTGAGCTCGGAACTCGGGCAACCACAGAGTACCCCGAGCTTAAATTCCAACATGGCTGCTTCATGCAttaacagttgtgaaagctgtagtaacatacagttataagcacttctgtcttatttgtgtctcactaattCAGTCGTACACAAAGTCCTGTCCAACTTACTGTCACTTAAGTTGTTTTCacaaaaaacagcgtaatgcgttgttataaactggcattgctagcaatggctaacctggctagagcttaTGAAAACAATAAGAAatccgacttgtaaatggaacgcattcaactcgggtgtgactTCATTCCCAGCTCTGCCTTtacgagttccgaggtaaatggaacgcaaaACAAGTATTGTTGGGTGCAACCCTAAAAGTTCTCCCACTTTTTAGTTTCTCTAGTTCTACCATTCTAGCCACTCATCAGGTGTGCTTTTGAGGCAAAGCAAAAAGTGCTACTGAGAGGAGAGACAAACTAACACAGTCTCTATAGAATGATCATAAAGTCCAAAATACAGTATTATATTGTCTAGGTTCATATAGGCCTGTAATAactattacataattgtctaattgtaAAAGAATTTGAATAATtgcagtttctttgtttaacggCAATTAATTCCTAAAATTAGCTAAGGTCCTAAAGGGTATGGCTGTTGATTGGTAGTTGaggattttgtttagatatgccaaattgtaatgataaataataattataataatttataataataaataattatttgtcagactatatatttttttattatttcaattgttagttgttggcacttgatacagttagaaaaactgttttatgataataaagaggcgttgtttacttcatagacTGTGTACCTGTGCTaatacattatctgggtcacattaccctggaattcattcaaaactttaaaaagtaaaacatgaataaatctttttaaatttgactgaaagagacaattatattgttatactgtattaCTATATACAATCTATATGTAATCTGTACTATTACAATCTATGTTGTGTTGTAACTGGTTGCTGATGTGTTTATTGTTCAACTTTACTTATTTTTCTTATTCTAAAAAGCATTGAGTACGTATAAGCATGTACATTTTTATCCTGTGCAACCCCAGTGGAGAAACAAACATTAGTGCCCTTCTAGGAAAGTACAGTAAAAGCCTAGTCGCTGGCTGTTTTACCTGTCAGCATGGCACTTGGATTCTCCACGTCTTTCTGTTGCTGCTGTCCGTCACTGAACACTACAAGAAAGATTTAAAGTGTGGTTCAACACATTGATCATTGATGTATGATGTATCTTTCCTGGCCAGTATTCACCATAGCCTTTAATCTCATTAGAACAAGATATTTACCTGCTTGGCTCTCGTGTGGCTTCGTCAGCTGtaaggaaaaaaacacagtCTTAGCAACATTTGTTATAATGAACAGTAATGATACTAGAAAATTAAAGCAAACTGGCTttttgtcaatggaaccattggCGATGCTAACTTCTGGGTCGGCCTACACAAATACGTCATCCATGCAACACTCCATTGCCTATGAATTAAAATCAATTTGAGGTGACgtgcaaaataaatgtgttaatgTATTAAAGTTGTATTCACGTTTATCCATGTTACATTATGTCTCTCTAATAAAATAACCACAGATTCCCTGCAGGATCAGATTCTATTTGTAgtggtagctgaccagttagtgGGCAAGCAAGCAAGGGTTGAACAACACGTTCCCTCAAAACTGTGGGAAAATGTCGTGAATGGGGCTTTGAGATCAGAactgtttcctctatgttgatttgaaaaTGGCGGCCCGCCATGGCGAAATTTCTGCCGccatggtatcagaaatagggcagacgcacgaTGTACAGTAGTCGcggttgtgttttaaatgatcCCGCCTGTCCACCAGGGGGACGGCGATACTGCGCTTTGATGTCTGTTCAGAGAGGCagcagacatttatttattcctttTCTACCTTCTGTCTGGTTTGTGCGTTTGTGAGGAAAACGTGAGTATTGTACATGTGGAGTTTGTTGTGTGACACCATGCAGGACAAATATATCTGTATAGTTTAACTATTTATATCAAAGTTATGGCAAGAGTTGAAAGCCTTATTTTCCTTTCTCGTTAGAGTCTACTTAGCTAATCGCCCTTATATGTGATAATGCCGGTTTATATCACACTTTGTGTGTGCTCTGAGTGTTTCTATGTTAAAGTTAACTTTTATAATATAGTGTAGGAGGTTATTGTGAAGGGAATCTCAGTTTCTGTGCTCTGTATTTAACCACCTCGTATTTGTCTGTAGCCTACTTGTAACATTGGTAACAGCTACAGCTAATTTCATTGTGCACTGTAAGTTTATAACCGCTGCTTTGAGTTCACTTAGTAACTATATTAACCACTGTTGATTCCTATAACATTCATAATTAGTAGTATAGCGCCTTTATCACTGGCATCCTTATACTGAAATGGAGGGGGGTTGTgatcggacagacctgcccccactgctaaaaaaaatcctgaagGAAACACTGGTCAGTGTTGCCACCTACTTTCGATGGAAAGTAGCAGAAGCCTGCCTGAAAAGTCCTGAAATGTCGCTACATGAAAGTATGTGCTAATTAGCATATCCGTGACATCATCACTTCGTATTTGCACCTTGTCTAGTGTCAGCTCTTCACATTTGCTTCTCTCCTACTCTGTgtccacatacagtattttttggggcatttattttcacaggacagacatgaaaggggagagagggggaatgacatgcagcaaagggctgcagggaagagtcaaacccgcggccgctgcatcgaggatatatatatatatgtgcgcctgctctaccaactgagctaaccaggcCACACCATATATGGTATTTTTAACACAACCGAATTCCCAAATGAAGCTGTTCTCACTCGCctatttttctgtttctgttgtcaGACAATGGAAAAAGTATGAAATAGTGAGTGAAATGTGGCCCATTCAGACTGTGTTAACCAGTAGTAACTTCCACATTGTTTTGCTCTGCTGAAATCATGATTTTATAAGTATATGACAAAATCACCAAACATATATGGTAAAGAACTCATGGCTACCtcatttcttccttttttttttttttttttctttctttattccttGGTTGATTATATATTCTAGTCTGTTGACTGTGTTGAGGATGTCAGAAATATGGATAAAAGGGGTTGGTGATGTAATATAATGGATGCTGATGTTGTTGACGATGGTCATTATTGATTACACTGTGTCAACTTTGTAGGCTGATAGGCACCTTTTCCTACCCTGTGACCCTGCTAGCCATGTACCTTGTACTGGTATTTGTTTGTCCTAGTACTGTTACGGTTGTGTGCCAGTTGGACTGTGTGTAGAACTTGTATATATTGATGTGTCTTGTATGTGTTACTTGCTGCACACCTAATCGCCCTTCGGGGacacaaataaagttgaagttgaagACAGAAATCTGCCAAATTGCCTTCAAAGCCCGGATCTGGGCTTatctctgataaaaaaaaaatatatgaggaaactgtattttgttttctcGAGATAACAAAATAATTAACTAGTGATCGagatacatttaaatttaaatcattaaaaaaaaatctaattgcaAGGACGGCCCTTCTAGGCTCCCATAATAaatgataatataataataataataataataataataataataattgacgAGGTTATTTAGAAAGTTGACATGGTCATGAAAAACATGaactctaactctaaccataaccataaccataaccataacttgtcatgacaaaaaccgaatgacacaactaaaagaagcgttatgtcataaacgtgtatgacttgtttatacacgtttatgacacgttcatgacagtgtcaagtcactcttatgttagggtgaccagatttcccggagctaaaaccgggacactttgcacgtgaccgtagtgctcgtgcacgcacacgctttttaacgtgaacatgtgccagcccaagTCAGACATatccacagacagtaacttcattattttgatcgtagGCTCATCATCTAATACTAATGttttttcttgtaaaattaacaaaaatgcagcaacagcctttttcagtttagtgtgagatttatgttgatttttttctaaaaaaagattctttgaagtgttatttattccaataacaccaaaagaattaaaattatttattgtaaattttGAGCATaaccacttcatttcctgcattctggtgaatttttatgcatacatttctacctttttctgaatcaatgtatactGCAACCTGCAAATatctgtagcctaggcatcatttaggcTACTCCTCCTTCCTGTTTGGCGTCTTTtggtgaggaagtaacctccttaaatgtgcatatgacaattattcacctcaatgatacattaattcattttaatttataatagacccctggactgtaatatttcagatgtgtttgagcaagatttctgctcatgtccaaaactttgtgcaccttcaaaatacagtatatgtgttatctgtgatttggaggagacgATGAGTCGTGacattgagaaaaataaagttaggttagtagagaagaataaagaataaagtcactatatttcagaaactaatctatacctgcaccatatagtctgctgtgcattacgtgattgctctgctgatacagcagatctcagacctcctgactgACACAGAgtcccgtttgggtctctggtctctgaatgagacaaatagaatgaacgctgctctacatcggaggtggaaaacggaaactacagaaataaacggggcacaaacgcaacacatctgccgcagcatggccacagcagagcgcatccataaacctgaagctgcacagctgtttacagcgagagtggacactaagagacccacTGGTCTGTtagagctccgtgtgtctgagtctgaaccgtagactggaaacgtcacgtcacaggaacttcaaactaaatcagtagtattgcgctcctaaactttgtgttgatggcatcaatgtaggctattacactgatttggctaggattcctcccAAAACATCACCcggctttcctcacggagagacggttgctaggtgatatcAACAAATACAGcgtggtcggaccccgcacgtagctgcccgttctattcgcctcggaaaaataaactggacaaagttacatttggggctacactcaaagcattcggggctgaagacccggcaaaatcggctgacgctgctcctggtgtaaaccgggacattttagcgtcccgacaggcttttgtcgggactcgggacaaacaattgaaaatcgggactgtcccggtcaaatcgggacgtctggtcaccctatctTATGTAGATATCTTcgagtaaagtgtaaccaaatatACTAACCGTCAATTTaccatttttcatttaaagttaGACCAGCTCATTTAAAGACTATCGACCAGTAAGCGTTTAAGAAACGTTAGACCTTCATTATTGGACGGCACCGACTGTAAGCAATTTCCAAACAATAGCCTAACGTTATGCCGAAGGGCTATACGGACCATCCCGGTATGTAAAGGTTACCTGGCCATGGCTGTCCGCTGACTGATGATGACATCGCCCTCCCAGCACAACCGTGACTAGCAAAGCCACAACGAGTGCAACCAGCAGTAGGAGTGCCACGGTTAAAAACTGGGCCATTCTCCGTAGTCGTGTCTCTTGCTGGCGGAGAAGATGGAATAAAGTGTTTTGCCGATGTAATCCCGACACTCCTTCTCCTACTCCTACTCCTActccgcagcagcagcagtcttcctcctccatgcagCCTATGTCCCATTCGCGGATCCGCCGCCGGCTCGCATACAACATCTCCATATATCAGCGTGCTCTCGCCCACGTTAAAAAGCACCGCATTGCTAAGGAGCCAGTTTCACTGTACGCCAGTGTCCCTACGAACTTCCTCTTTCTATGTTTAGTTTTCCGGAGAGAAAAACAGTTTTATCTTTAGCGTGACATaggatattgtaaaaaaaaaaaaaaaaaaaaaaaaaaaaatagctccGATACTCCCACTCGAGATTGTTGTGAATAGTTTGGCTCGGACTGCAGATGCACACCCAACACATGAATTTATGGGAGAAGTTTTACTGTTCCATATTCACCACATGACCTTAATAGGCTATCCATTTACTGTTCCAGTAACAGAGTTTAAGAGGTCCAGTGGTGGAGGGGCAGAGCCAACACTAAAGATAGGCTAATAACACTCTCACAACACCAGTGGAACTGGCTTGAACTCTGTTAATGAAGAAAGTAATCAGCCAATATCATATCAGACTCCTTGAACTGATCTGCCCCTGCGTGCCTGCATATCTTCTCCTTCATAAGTCTACTCTAGACAAATGGCTGTCAACTTCCCATCTGTCAAAgtgaaaatgttgcatttatcTGTATAGCTGAAAGAAATTGAAAGTAGCCTATAATGCAGAATGTtactaaataaaaacactgactgTAAGCTTCTAAggatttttacaaaaaaatccCACTCCCCCATGCAACAGTTATAGTATGTATAGcctatatttgtttctgtatttagtgtttattttatattaatgttcaatgtttttgtttatgtatgcaccattcaccaaggcaaattccacctAAGTGTAACTTTTTGTGGtaataaacccttttctgattaagtgtgtggttgtgtctaTATCTGCACAGACACTGCCCTCtgccttttttcccctcttttcaTATTTTGCTGTCTGTGTGGGacgttaatcaatcaatcaatcaatcaatcaatcaaatttgTAACATGAAATACGATTCCAATTTAATGTAATCCCATTAGTTCCTTTaacttgtgcatgattcatcatCATTCACTATGAAGCAGTGTGGCCGTGAGATCATCACACAGAAAAAGAGTTACCCAGGGCGGTTGAGTCAGACCAGGACCCAGCCAAGTCTTTGCAAATGGGCATTGACAAAGAGCCTTTGGGCCCCTTCTGGGTGTGCAACCCCCAGCTAATAACATGGTGCAGGTTGTGCAGCCATAGAGAATATGAGAATATGTAGTGAATTGCAAGAgtcaaataattatttgatCTGATTAAATGCTGTGTGTCTACAAACAGTAAGTAATACTTActacatattatacctttaataaaaaatgcattAGACTTTGGCCGGGTTgcctcagtggtagagcaggcgcacatatacttggaggtttacgcctcgacgcagaggtcaagggttcaaatccgacctgtgacaatttcctgcatgtctcccacctctctctctcccctttctcacctagctgtcctgtcacataaaggcagaaaagaccaacaaaataatcttaacacaaaaaaaatgcattagaCTAATGTCAATTTAACTTCAATGTAATGCAATCCAAACCACAATGACAGCCATGAGCATCATCATAATAAATGCATTGTAGCAGTATTTTACAAACATTATCATGTACAAATATAATTCACACTATAATATAACTATATTGGCTTCATACCTGAAAAAAGGCCATGTTAGCTACATTACTCACAATCAATTAAATCGACCTTGGACTCAGGACCTTTATGAATGATAATTTGTTTAATATATTGTAATTAAAATGCATTCTCATTTCTAGGTTATCAATTTGCATTATGTAGAGAAAAAATGTCCACGTCTCAAATTCACATGGGATCTTGGCAAGTCCCcaaaaaactgtcaaataagCAAATATTCCCCGTTGCATTAGTTGCGTAAGTGGCTGGATAATTCAGACCGCTTTGGAAACAGAAAGGGCCTTCCTGTCAGCAGTTTAATATTAACATGCCAACAACAGCAatattaatgtgtgtttgtggatgtgGATGAAGCAGACTGCAGTTAGATGAAAGGCAGGATATCAGAGAAAAAGGTGAGGTTAGCGTCAGGAACATACGGAGAGCGAGTGACAGCCAGGTGGTTGGTCAACCTGAAGCCCAAACGCAAATCTTGTTATCAGACTCCAAGCGGAGTATTTTTTTAGGTCTTCAAATATCTCTGCAGAGGATCTATACAATGTGGCAGTCATTTATGTGAGAAACACAAAGACAACAGTTAAACCCATTTTTATTTGAGAGTTGAGCTCTGATTTTGGGGTATTATTTACATAATTGTATTCTCTGTTTCGAGTTCCGGCTGGTGCATTTTAGTCCCGCAGCTGCGTATATGGCAAAGTCCACTgagaataagaaataaaaatacaaaaagctgTGGGCTGACTGCAAAGAGTGAAATGCTGGGAGCTCGTTGAGTGACAGTGTACACACAGTATTCTACCTGTACAATAATAGTGCTACTATTCACATTCATCTGTACAATAATTATATTTACAGTGATCACATTAGGGAAAGAGCCAGTACCTGAGGAGTTAGTTCCATAATTAGCTTTACTCATTCACCGTGGTAAAATGAAGTGCGCCCAACCAATGGTAGCCTGAACAACACAAAACATGGGAACTGTGTCCGGGATCAGGTGCGAAGCTTCCGAAGTACATCAATTTTAAAGCAACTCGCCGTTTTAGCTGATGCAACTTGATTGTCGGTGATAACAATGACCAGTAGGCTGAGGGAGTTTTGACTGTGTGCAGACTGGTTTCACTCAATAACAACAGTTGTAATACTAAAATTCGGTTTATGTTTTAAACGCTCTTATCATCTGAGACTGCATCACAGAACACATTAGCTGCGAAGATCAGATCAGTTTTCAGGGTAGATGGAACGAGGAAGCCGGTATGAGTCACTACCCCCCAGTAGGGCCAAGTGGTGAGAGTTTATAAATGGAAGCTGGTAGTTGTCTTCAAAAGAAAACACTCCTCGTAGATACTTTAGGTGAGCTGGCACACTTTAACAAAACACAGGAAGCTATAAACAAAAGATGAGGTCATTAAAATCCTTGTGCCAGCGCCCTTCACCTTCCCTTATGATTCActccaaaaacacacaaactataCATGAAAACAAATCGGCTGATTCAAATTACCATTCGACAGCACGTAAGATAAAAACACCATGAATAAACACACCATACATGTGCAGCATTTCTCCCCAAAATGAAAAGTCAACCAATAAATAAGAACTGAATTCCTTAAATAACAATCATTGTCTCAGTTTAAGATCACTGTCCAAGTGATGCAGTTATAACTTAAACAGTCAGaagtccatttaaaaaatatctgaaatgcTAGGCTGGAAGTCCTCTAACCAGTCAGGATCGTTGTTTCGGCAAACAGGTGGACGCTCTGCACCCGTCTTACGCCATGCCAAGTGCCTCACTAATCAGCACAACTGTGCCCTCTGCAGGCACAACTCCAACtttactacttttttttctttggacctttttttttcactgattCGCCCATTCCACACAAAATCATATCAAAAAGGGGATAACGTTTCAAGTGGAAACTCTGCATCTCTTTTTCCATATCTTTGATCACATCTGCTCGATCTCACTGTGTTGTGAGGCGCAGACCAGCAGGGGTAACAACAAGCAGTCATACATGAAGGAGCTTTggattgggtttttttttttcttcttccagcaGCTTTGTGTCATCTGTAAATCTAGGTGTCCAGTTTGGGCATGGGTGGAACGCTAAGCCTTGTAGCAGTTGCCCTGCGTGGTGAGTGCCAGCTGGCCGTTAGGCGCCACCTCGTTGGCCTCGTCCTCCAGCAAGCCTGAAACGTCCGCGTTGGGGATGCTGTCGTGGTAGCTGCTGAAGCTGATGTTGTCCTCTTTCAGTTCAATGGTCCAGAAGGGCGCGTTGAGCTTGCGGTTCTGGTACTCCCGGTAGGTGTACACGCCTCCGACGaagcccagcagcagcagcaccaccagGATGATGACGGCCAGGATGATGATGTTGAACTGCGTCCAGGACACTTCGGTCAGCGCCGCGGTGGTGTTGTCGGTGGGGCTGCGCAGGCTGGTCAACAACGCCTGTGTGGTGGCGGCGGTGCTGAGCGCCGTGCTTGTGTTGCCGCCGGACGTGGAAGCCGTGGCGGAGGTCAGAGGGGTGCTGGTGCTGGTGGTCGTGGTCGTGGAGGGGGAAGATGTGCTCGATGCGGGGGCCTTTGTCGTAGTTGTATCTGCTGGTATGGGGAAAAGCCGGGTTGCTGAGGAGAGAGAAGCATTGAAAACATTAGTGATCAttcacagattttattttataactttGTTGAATTCAGAACTATGCATGGGCCGGTATGAGTTCCTAgcggtatgataaccttcagcacaAATCTCACGGTTTCACGGTACTGCAGTTACAGCTTAAATGTATTGTGTAATGTATGTATAAAAATAGAAGGCTGCTTTGTGCCGATACAGGTGGGTCGCTGCCCAGTTCCATTTTTAATGTATGTTTTCGATATGAAATAGCCATCTAAATAAggcttttacattttttcacaagaagagtgccttggactagtttttgttccttttccAAAGTTTTGAACTTCTGAGCACTCCGACTccgactttttttcttcctaagtttataatgtattattttgaaatgttttttttgaaattgtgactttttcaaacctACAGTGGGCATTGGTGGCCTAGAGGTTAAAGAAGCGAGCTTGGGACCAGGAGGTCATCGGTTCAATCTCCAGACCGGCAGGACAAAACCTGGGTGTggaaaagtgaaagagcagcgcctgtccctccctcattaccaccactgaggtgcccttgagcaaggcccttaacctccaaccgcttcagtggccagcagatcggactgtggttgtactgggcagcttccaggtatgaatgtagaactgtgtgaatgtgacaggtcgtcgttgcaaatgagaaattgttctcaatcaacttacctggataaataaaggtaaaagattattttttttttaaataaccacgtataccttgaaaccggtgAACAGCCCATGCCTAATCACAACCAATAGGCCAATGTAATGAAGGCCTTTAATTACTGAACTAGTAGGCATTATCTTCCTCTTCTGCTATCTCCGTCGCTGCATCCGGGGCTTAGCGCTGCCTGAgccggttgtgattggtttaaagtagggccgtcaatcgattaaaatattttatcgcgattaatcgcatgattgtccatagttaactcgcGATTAATTGCAAATGAATCACACCTTTTGTATGtgttgtaaatgtattttaaatggcatattttctagtttttaaAGCGAGACTACTGAAGAAGTAACAGTGTTCTGGTTAGACGCCAGGTTGTTGAtgtatagtctcgcattgccagaccttcctccacagcgctgcggaggaaggtctggtgagtccacacagcattccgggatgggagaaaaacgtgctctggtttattggcattttcttAAAACGTCTAAGGCGGCGCTGAGCAAAAAAAcatggagccgctgcaaaatagacgtgcaagagaaaactctgattggacagatagtctagctagctgtctggatttaccctgcagagatctgaggagcagttaaccatagtcctcacaaatccaccagaggttagaacgccaacacaaagaaagaggaaggggacagaCATCGGTGAAAAGACATCatcggcaccggagcaatcccgcaAGTGGAACGTTGAGGATACAGACTAGTTGATGTACTGTATAACCAAAGTAACTAGTGACACCTTGTGTCAAAAATACATTCTTAgtgtttgtattcatttttacaATCAAAAGCTTTTAAGTATTGATTTTCAGCGAGTATGTCTATCATGAAGATGATGTAAGAAGATGTGAAATACTGTCCAACTTTCCTCTCTCAAACTAAGTGATCCCAAATCATTCATTCACTACTCCCTATTATTACTGTCTACTCCCTATATAATAGACACTCAATACATGGCTCTATAGTGAGCAGTAAATTTCAGACACCTATTAAtaatcgtcattttgcgtcattTTCATTATATATGAAATCTATATGTTATTAAGCAAACTGTAGAGAGGGGAAATGCCTGTTCCTAAAAAAGCATTATTTTGGattttattaaacatttttaatgatttatttatttatttattttttacatttttgtacaaatTAACCTATAACTATTAAAATCTAAAGTGCAAATTGTAACTGGTAtcaaaacacacgcacacttgGTATGGTAAACCTATACAGGTGATTTGAATAATTTTGGCTAATAAGATGGCTTGTTGCAGGGTGGGATCATA contains:
- the LOC114555853 gene encoding tumor necrosis factor ligand superfamily member 15, giving the protein MEMLYASRRRIREWDIGCMEEEDCCCCGVGVGVGEGVSGLHRQNTLFHLLRQQETRLRRMAQFLTVALLLLVALVVALLVTVVLGGRCHHQSADSHGQLTKPHESQAVFSDGQQQQKDVENPSAMLTAPNGNNLDGKYLKWESNIGNAFCHGGFNYSDGNLVVPRKGLYSVFLQITYESEIQCPSDETELRLTNKVFYISDDYNEDVTLLSSVDTVSCEMGQWSKSTYTSGLFYLVANSRLRVNSTYRYLISKNEWQVFFGAVLLP